One genomic segment of Anaerolineae bacterium includes these proteins:
- the plsX gene encoding phosphate acyltransferase PlsX gives MKIVLDAMGGDDAPTETVHGAVWAARDFDLTIQLVGQPDILEAELAKHNTTGLDLPIIPASQVIEMHEPPSTAVKNKKDASMVVALRSLKAGESDAFVSAGNSGGVLAAALFGLGRIKGIKRPALSTIFPNDSEYGYNFLLDVGANTDVRPEYLLQFALMGSLYAERVMRIPNPRVGLLSTGEEEDKGSLLTQEVTPLLKASHLNFIGNVEGKDVPAGVADVIVTDGFTGNIYVKGVEGAAWLILKFLKQEIKARPLAMLGAVLAQGALQALRVKLDYREFGGGPLLGVNGVVIVAHGRSDAYAIRNAIRVAKHAAQNNIVQAIESGLNELTVGIGEPVAAPSA, from the coding sequence ATGAAAATCGTTCTGGATGCAATGGGCGGCGATGATGCTCCAACCGAAACAGTGCATGGGGCAGTGTGGGCCGCCCGTGATTTTGACCTGACCATTCAATTGGTCGGCCAGCCCGACATACTTGAGGCCGAACTGGCCAAACACAATACCACCGGCCTGGATTTACCCATTATTCCGGCCAGCCAGGTGATTGAAATGCATGAACCGCCTTCAACGGCGGTAAAAAATAAAAAAGACGCTTCCATGGTCGTCGCCCTCCGGTCCCTAAAGGCGGGCGAAAGTGACGCCTTTGTTTCTGCCGGAAATTCAGGCGGGGTGCTGGCCGCGGCTTTATTTGGCCTGGGCCGCATCAAGGGCATCAAACGCCCGGCGCTTAGCACTATCTTTCCTAACGACTCCGAATACGGCTATAATTTTTTGCTTGACGTGGGGGCCAACACCGATGTCCGTCCTGAATACCTGCTGCAATTTGCCCTGATGGGCAGTTTATATGCGGAACGGGTCATGCGCATCCCTAACCCCCGGGTAGGGCTGTTATCAACCGGCGAGGAAGAAGACAAGGGCAGCCTGCTTACGCAAGAAGTGACGCCTTTATTAAAGGCCAGCCACCTTAACTTTATTGGCAATGTAGAAGGCAAAGATGTGCCGGCCGGCGTGGCCGATGTGATTGTGACCGATGGCTTCACCGGCAATATCTACGTAAAGGGAGTGGAAGGCGCAGCCTGGTTGATTCTGAAATTCCTCAAACAAGAAATAAAGGCCCGCCCCCTGGCCATGTTGGGGGCTGTGCTGGCCCAGGGCGCGCTGCAAGCTTTACGGGTAAAATTGGATTACCGCGAATTTGGCGGCGGCCCGTTGTTGGGCGTTAATGGGGTAGTCATTGTGGCGCATGGTCGCTCCGATGCTTACGCCATCCGTAACGCCATCAGAGTAGCCAAACATGCGGCCCAAAATAACATTGTGCAAGCCATTGAAAGTGGCCTCAATGAGCTAACCGTAGGAATAGGTGAACCCGTTGCCGCACCTTCAGCCTGA
- the fabF gene encoding beta-ketoacyl-ACP synthase II, with product MPHLQPDRQRVVVTGLGAITALGHSVSETWERLVKGQSGIGPITLFDATALATRFAGEVKNFDPRQYVPAKEVRRMARCSHFALAAAAQAVEHAGLPYPFGDDLAEKSGVLLGTAMGGFDKAEQGLKDYLEKGLNKVNPFSLPAALPNLSTFHVCVKLNAQGYTNTTATACAAGNIALGEAAEVIKRGRCAVMIAGGVEAAITGTTVNGFTIMRALSTRNNEPSRASRPFDATRDGFVLGEGCAIFVLERLDHALARQAHIYAEILGSAHSSDTYHIAAPDPGARGAIRAMAWALKDAGVEVNQIDYINAHGPSTPLGDAAETYAIKAVFGERAYQIPISSTKSMLGHSFGAAGAIEALACIKTIETNTIHPTINYHTPDPTCDLDYVPNQARRQQVDIVLSNSFGLGGQNSCLVLGRYKD from the coding sequence TTGCCGCACCTTCAGCCTGACCGACAGCGGGTGGTTGTTACCGGGCTGGGGGCCATTACGGCCCTGGGCCATTCCGTAAGTGAAACATGGGAGCGGTTGGTCAAGGGACAATCGGGCATTGGCCCGATCACGCTGTTTGACGCCACCGCGTTGGCCACCCGTTTTGCCGGCGAGGTAAAAAATTTTGACCCCCGGCAATATGTCCCGGCCAAAGAAGTCCGGCGGATGGCTCGCTGTTCCCATTTTGCCCTGGCGGCGGCGGCGCAAGCGGTTGAGCATGCCGGCTTGCCATACCCCTTTGGCGATGACCTGGCCGAAAAAAGCGGCGTGCTGCTGGGCACAGCCATGGGCGGTTTTGATAAAGCAGAACAGGGCTTAAAAGATTATTTGGAGAAAGGGCTAAATAAAGTAAACCCTTTTTCACTGCCGGCGGCCTTACCTAATCTGTCAACCTTTCACGTTTGCGTAAAGCTCAATGCCCAGGGTTATACCAATACCACGGCCACGGCTTGCGCCGCCGGCAATATTGCCTTGGGCGAAGCCGCTGAAGTGATCAAACGGGGGCGCTGCGCCGTAATGATTGCCGGGGGAGTGGAGGCGGCCATTACCGGCACCACCGTGAACGGTTTTACCATTATGCGGGCGCTTTCCACCCGCAACAACGAGCCGTCGCGCGCCTCGCGCCCGTTTGACGCCACGCGCGATGGGTTTGTTTTGGGCGAAGGCTGCGCCATTTTTGTGTTAGAACGATTGGATCACGCCCTGGCCCGCCAGGCGCATATTTATGCCGAAATTTTAGGCAGCGCCCACTCATCCGACACCTACCATATTGCTGCGCCCGATCCAGGCGCCAGAGGGGCTATTCGGGCGATGGCCTGGGCGCTCAAAGACGCGGGGGTGGAGGTCAATCAAATTGATTACATTAATGCCCATGGCCCCAGCACGCCTCTGGGCGACGCCGCCGAAACTTACGCCATCAAGGCCGTTTTTGGCGAACGCGCGTATCAGATTCCGATTAGTTCCACCAAAAGCATGCTGGGACATTCTTTTGGGGCCGCCGGCGCCATTGAGGCGTTGGCCTGTATCAAAACCATCGAAACCAACACCATCCATCCCACCATCAATTACCACACCCCCGACCCGACCTGCGATTTGGATTACGTGCCTAACCAAGCGCGTCGCCAGCAGGTGGATATCGTACTTTCCAACTCTTTTGGCTTAGGGGGACAGAATTCATGTTTGGTGTTAGGCCGGTATAAGGATTAA